In Henckelia pumila isolate YLH828 unplaced genomic scaffold, ASM3356847v2 CTG_80:::fragment_1, whole genome shotgun sequence, one genomic interval encodes:
- the LOC140873781 gene encoding dirigent protein 22-like, which produces MEVKFTLFLLATFINISAGKSQEYFARKLSRQEMGLGRQKLSHLHFYFHDIVSGPNPTAVRVAEAAVTNSSATGFGALVMIDDPLTVGPEMGSKMVGRAQGIYASADLNHLGLLMVLNYAFTEGEFNGSTLSILGRNAVFSGVREMPVVGGSGVFRFARGYAQARTHTFDLKTGYTVVEYNVYVFHH; this is translated from the coding sequence ATGGAAGTAAAATTCACTCTCTTTCTCTTGGCAACCTTCATTAATATCTCTGCGGgaaaatcccaagaatacttcgCCAGAAAATTATCCAGACAAGAAATGGGACTCGGCAGACAAAAACTCAGCCACCTCCACTTCTACTTCCACGACATAGTCAGCGGCCCCAACCCCACCGCCGTCCGTGTCGCGGAGGCCGCCGTCACGAACTCCTCCGCCACCGGCTTCGGGGCGTTGGTGATGATCGACGACCCGTTGACTGTCGGCCCGGAAATGggctcgaaaatggtggggAGAGCACAAGGGATATACGCTTCGGCGGATTTGAACCACTTGGGGCTTCTGATGGTGCTCAACTATGCTTTCACGGAGGGGGAATTCAACGGCAGCACGCTCAGTATATTGGGGAGGAACGCGGTTTTCTCCGGCGTGCGGGAGATGCCGGTGGTGGGCGGCAGCGGTGTTTTCCGGTTCGCTCGCGGCTATGCTCAGGCGAGGACTCATACTTTCGACCTCAAAACTGGGTATACTGTGGTGGAATACAATGTCTATGTCTTCCATCATTGA
- the LOC140873603 gene encoding protein WHAT'S THIS FACTOR 9, mitochondrial, with amino-acid sequence MRSISTNIFRSYFQNSNISSSPLHNLLQFRSIAKVRLKWVKNRSLDHIIDSQTDIKAACLIKDAIARSSTAFLTSKSLLDSQKLLGLTVPTLRFVRRYPTLFEEYPHPKYPSLPCFKLTQLGQRLHDWEIKVFNESENDIVERLCRLLMMTRNKMLPLQAIHPLKWDFGLPDDFDRNLVRKFPDHFRVVKGTNGLNSLKLVHWPEEYSVSMLQKMNEKGIGGSIDDAPSDAVSSYGNYKRGKAALEFSMSFPRGYGGQKKVKAWMDEFQKLPYISPYEDSRAIDPNSELMEKRVVGVLHEFLSLTLYKKTKRNYLRSLREELNLPHKFTRIFTRYPGIFYLSLKCKTTTVVLREGYRRGRLVDQHPLARFRDKLQYVMRTGLIFRNKAADILTSLDRSFDNVDSYTREEEIEEEDVEMTYECCDSEEEIGSEKDQ; translated from the exons ATGAGAAGCATTTCAAcaaacatcttccgatcatACTTTCAAAACAGCAATATCTCCTCCTCTCCACTTCATAATCTTCTCCAGTTCCGTTCAATTGCTAAAGTTCGATTAAAATGGGTCAAAAATCGTTCGCTGGACCACATTATTGATAGCCAAACCGACATTAAAGCTGCGTGTCTCATCAAAGACGCTATAGCACGTTCATCCACGGCCTTTTTGACCTCAAAATCACTGCTAGACTCTCAAAAGCTGCTGGGTCTCACCGTGCCAACTCTACGCTTCGTTCGAAGGTACCCCACTCTGTTCGAGGAGTATCCTCACCCGAAATACCCCTCTCTGCCTTGTTTTAAGCTGACCCAGTTGGGACAAAGGCTGCACGACTGGGAAATTAAGGTGTTTAATGAATCTGAGAATGATATCGTCGAAAGGCTTTGCCGGCTTCTTATGATGACCAGGAATAAAATG TTGCCTCTGCAAGCAATACATCCTTTGAAATGGGATTTCGGATTACCGGATGACTTTGACCGAAACTTGGTTAGAAAATTTCCAGACCATTTTCGGGTTGTTAAGGGAACAAATGGATTGAACAGTTTGAAGCTAGTGCACTGGCCGGAGGAATATTCAGTCTCTATGTTGCAGAAGATGAACGAAAAGGGCATCGGAGGTAGCATCGATGATGCTCCTAGTGATGCCGTATCTAGTTATGGCAATTATAAAAGAGGGAAGGCTGCATTGGAGTTTAGCATGAGTTTCCCAAGAGGTTATGGCGGTCAAAAGAAGGTGAAAGCGTGGATGGATGAGTTTCAGAAGCTGCCATACATTTCTCCCTATGAGGATTCAAGGGCAATTGATCCGAATAGTGAGCTTATGGAGAAGCGAGTTGTTGGGGTGTTACACGAGTTTCTGTCGCTGACTCTTTACaagaaaacaaaaagaaattaCCTTAGGAGCTTGAGAGAGGAACTGAATCTTCCACACAAGTTCACTAGGATATTTACAAGATACCCTGGTATCTTCTACCTCTCACTGAAATGTAAGACGACGACGGTGGTGTTAAGAGAGGGTTACCGTCGAGGAAGATTGGTTGACCAGCATCCTCTTGCCCGTTTTAGAGATAAGTTACAATATGTGATGAGAACTGGATTAATTTTTCGAAACAAGGCTGCGGATATTTTAACCAGTCTAGATCGTTCATTTGATAATGTGGACAGCTACACAAGAGAAGAAGAAATTGAGGAAGAAGATGTGGAAATGACCTATGAATGCTGTGATTCTGAGGAAGAAATTGGTTCTGAGAAGGATCAGTGA
- the LOC140873602 gene encoding DEAD-box ATP-dependent RNA helicase 37-like, protein MRTSWADAVENAASGFSDNAGTSGGSEPTSAPTKPAYVPPHLRNKPPASKPPASSLSGAPSGNDRSGYSGSTSGSRWAGSRSDYGRQGYNYGSRGGNGWGNRDREVNPFGNEDIDTETERAFVEQENSGINFDAYEDIPVETSGENVPPPVNTFADIDLGEALNLNIRRCKYVKPTPVQRHAIPISLAGRDLMACAQTGSGKTAAFCFPIIGGIMRGQSPMRPRGVRTVFPLALILSPTRELSMQIHEEARKFSYQTGVRVVVAYGGAPINQQLRELERGVEILVATPGRLVDLLERAKVSLQMIRYLALDEADRMLDMGFEPQIRKIVEEMDMPRRGERQTMLFSATFPKEIQRLASDFLSNYIFLAVGRVGSSTDLIVQRVEFVHDNDKRSHLMDLIHGQKANGVQGKQALTLVFVETKKGADSLEHWLCLNGFPATTIHGDRTQQERELALRSFKSGNTPILVATDVAARGLDIPHVAHVINFDLPNDIDDYVHRIGRTGRAGKTGLATAFFNENNTSLAKPLADLMQEANQEVPDWLTRFASRAPYGGKNRRGGGRFGGRDFRRDSSFSRSGSGSDYYGGGGGGGGSGGYGGYSGGGGGGYGPGVTSAWD, encoded by the exons ATGAGAACTTCATGGGCAGACGCCGTTGAGAACGCAGCTTCTGGATTTTCTGATAATGCTGGGACCAGTGGAGGTAGTGAACCCACATCGGCTCCCACTAAGCCTGCATATGTCCCACCACATCTCAGGAACAAACCTCCCGCGTCAAAGCCACCTGCTTCATCTCTCAGCGGTGCACCATCGGGTAATGACAGGTCTGGATATAGTGGATCAACAAGTGGATCACGATGGGCTGGCTCTAGGTCTGATTACGGACGTCAGGGGTATAATTATGGTAGCCGTGGAGGTAATGGCTGGGGTAACAGGGACCGAGAGGTTAACCCTTTTGGTAATGAAGATATTGATACAGAAACTGAACGTGCATTTGTTGAGCAGGAGAATAGTGGTATTAACTTTGATGCATATGAGGATATTCCTGTGGAGACAAGTGGCGAAAATGTACCGCCACCCGTAAATACCTTTGCGGATATAGATTTAGGCGAGGCTCTCAATTTGAATATTCGAAGGTGCAAGTATGTGAAACCAACGCCAGTTCAGCGGCATGCTATACCAATTTCACTGGCAGGACGAGATTTGATGGCCTGTGCTCAAACCGGCTCAGGAAAGACTGCTGCTTTTTGCTTCCCAATCATCGGTGGAATTATGAGGGGGCAGTCTCCAATGAGACCGCGTGGTGTCCGCACCGTTTTTCCGCTTGCACTTATTCTTTCACCAACAAGAGAACTCTCAATGCAG ATACATGAAGAAGCTAGAAAGTTTTCCTACCAAACCGGCGTGAGAGTAGTTGTCGCATATGGAGGAGCGCCGATAAATCAACAG CTGCGTGAACTTGAGAGAGGCGTTGAAATTCTGGTGGCAACTCCTGGAAGATTGGTTGATTTGCTCGAGAGAGCAAAAGTTTCATTACAGATGATACGATATTTGGCTCTTGATGAGGCAGACAGGATGCTTGATATGGGTTTTGAGCCGCAAATCAGAAAGATCGTAGAGGAAATGGATATGCCTCGTCGTGGTGAAAGACAGACAATGCTATTTAGTGCCACCTTTCCGAAAGAGATCCAG AGATTGGCATCCGACTTCCTTTCAAATTACATATTTTTGGCAGTTGGAAGAGTTGGGTCAAGTACAGATTTGATTgttcaaagagttgaatttgTTCATGATAATGACAAGAGAAGCCATTTGATGGATCTAATTCATGGCCAGAAGGCGAACGGAGTTCAAGGAAAG CAAGCTCTCACTTTAGTATTTGTGGAAACGAAGAAAGGGGCTGATTCATTGGAACATTGGTTGTGCCTTAATGGTTTTCCTGCTACTACAATTCATGGAGATAGAACACAACAG GAAAGGGAGCTAGCACTCAGATCCTTCAAGAGTGGAAACACGCCGATATTAGTTGCAACAGATGTGGCTGCTCGTGGTCTTGATATTCCACATGTCGCTCATGTAATCAACTTCGATCTCCCCAATGACATAGATGATTATGTCCATCGGATAGGACGTACGGGTCGTGCTGGCAAGACGGGATTGGCAACTGCCTTCTTCAACGAAAATAACACGTCATTGGCTAAGCCGTTGGCCGATCTGATGCAGGAAGCAAATCAAGAAGTGCCGGATTGGTTGACTCGTTTTGCAAGTCGAGCCCCGTATGGGGGTAAAAATAGGCGTGGTGGTGGGCGTTTTGGAGGTCGCGATTTTAGAAGAGACTCCTCTTTTAGTCGTTCTGGGAGTGGCTCTGACTACTATGGAGGCGGTGGCGGTGGTGGTGGAAGTGGCGGTTATGGGGGTTATagtggcggcggcggcggaggaTATGGTCCGGGCGTGACCAGTGCTTGGGATTAA